In Cervus elaphus chromosome 5, mCerEla1.1, whole genome shotgun sequence, the following proteins share a genomic window:
- the LOC122694421 gene encoding phosphatidylethanolamine-binding protein 1-like → MPVDLGKWSRPLSLQEVDERPQHPLQVKYGGAEVDELGKVLTPTQVKNRPTSITWDGLDPGKLYTLVLTDPDAPSRKDPKYREWHHFLVVNMKGNNIGSGTVLSDYVGSGPPKGTGLHRYVWLVYKQKGPLKCDEPILSNRSGDHRGKFKVASFRKKYELGTPVAGTCYQAEWDDYVPKLYEQLSGK, encoded by the coding sequence ATGCCGGTGGACCTCGGCAAGTGGTCCAGGCCTTTGAGCCTGCAGGAAGTGGATGAGCGGCCGCAGCACCCGCTGCAGGTCAAATACGGCGGGGCGGAGGTCGACGAACTGGGGAAAGTGCTGACACCCACTCAGGTTAAGAACCGGCCCACCAGCATTACATGGGATGGCCTTGATCCAGGTAAATTGTACACCTTGGTCTTGACAGATCCGGATGCTCCCAGCAGGAAGGACCCCAAATACAGGGAATGGCACCATTTCCTGGTGGTCAACATGAAGGGCAACAACATCGGCAGTGGCACGGTTCTCTCTGATTATGTGGGCTCTGGGCCTCCCAAGGGCACAGGCCTGCACCGCTACGTCTGGCTGGTTTACAAGCAGAAAGGACCACTGAAGTGTGACGAGCCCATTCTCAGCAACCGATCTGGAGACCACCGTGGCAAATTCAAGGTGGCCTCTTTCCGCAAAAAGTATGAGCTTGGGACACCAGTGGCCGGCACATGTTACCAGGCTGAATGGGATGATTATGTGCCCAAGCTCTATGAGCAGCTGTCTGGGAAGTAG